A stretch of DNA from Deltaproteobacteria bacterium GWC2_65_14:
GCCCTCCGGAAGGTCGCCCGCGTGCGCCTGACGAACGGGGTCGAGGTGACCGTCTACATCCCGGGCGAGGGGCACAACCTCCAGGAGCACTCCGTAGTCATGATCCGGGGGGGCAGGGTGAAGGACCTCCCCGGCGTGCGGTACCACATCATTCGCGGAAAGCTGGATTCCGTTGGTGTCCAGGACAGACGGAAGTCGCGGTCGAAGTACGGAGCCAAGCGACCCAAATAGCTTTCCCTAACCGTTGCACGGGCAGTACCGGCCTATTCCCGGCGCTTCCGCCGGAACGGGAAACAGTTCGATCGGCACCTTCGTCGGGGGAGACGATCCCCGCATGAGGGTGGCTGTTTGCGTGGGAACGACGGACACACGTTGAGGAGGTTTGTCTGATGCCGAGGCGGGGGTTGGTTACAAAACGGGAAATCCGGCCGGATCCGGTGTTCGGGGATCCGCTCGTGGCGAGGATGATCCACGGGGTCATGCGGAACGGGAAGAAGAGCGTGGCGGAGAAGGTCGTCTACGGGTCGCTGGAGATCCTCCGGGACAAGACGAAGGAGGAGCCGGTCTCGGTCCTCAAGAAGGCCATCGAGAACATCAAACCCGTGCTCGAGGTCAAGTCGCGCCGGGTCGGCGGAGCGACCTACCAGGTCCCCATCGAGATCCGGCCGGAGCGGCGCCTCGCACTGAGCATCCGGTGGCTGATCGGTTTCGCGAGGGATCGCGGGGAGAAGACGATGGTGGACCGTCTCTCGGCGGAGCTGCTCGACGCCTTCCACAACCGCGGCCTGACGGTGAAGAAGAAGGAAGACACCCACAAGATGGCGGAGGCCAACAAGGCCTTCGCGCACTACCGCTGGTAACGGGCGGCCGATTCCCCGGAGAGGCGGAGAGGAAAGGGAACGTGGCAAGAGCGATCGCGCTGGAAAAGACCCGAAACATCGGGATCATGGCCCATATCGACGCCGGCAAGACGACGACGACCGAGCGGATCCTGTATTACACGGGCGTTTCCCACAAGATGGGGGAGGTCCACGAAGGGACCGCGACGATGGACTGGATGGAGCAGGAGCAGGAGCGTGGGATCACGATCACCTCCGCGGCCACGACCTGCTCCTGGAGGGAACATCGGGTCAACATCATCGACACTCCCGGTCACGTGGACTTCACGATCGAAGTGGAGCGCTCGCTGCGCGTCCTGGACGGCGTCGTGGCGGTATTCTGCGCGGTGGGAGGGGTCGAGCCCCAGTCCGAGACCGTCTGGAGGCAGGCGGACAAGTACCGGGTCCCGCGCCTCGCGCTGGTGAACAAGATGGACCGGACGGGAGCCGATTTCGAGCGGGTCATCCGGATGATGCGGGAGCGGCTCGGGGCCAACCCGGTGCCGGTGCAGCTTCCGCTGGGGTCCGAGGAGCAGTTCCGGGGGATCCTCGACCTGGTCGGGATGCGGGCCCTGGTGTGGGACGAGGACATCCTGGGGGCGAAGTACCGGGTGGAACCGATCCCGGAGGAATACCGGGAGCAGGTCGACGCCGCGCGAGAGCGACTGCTC
This window harbors:
- a CDS encoding 30S ribosomal protein S12; amino-acid sequence: MPTINQLVRKGRRAVAYRSDSPALEKCPQKRGVCLRVYTTTPKKPNSALRKVARVRLTNGVEVTVYIPGEGHNLQEHSVVMIRGGRVKDLPGVRYHIIRGKLDSVGVQDRRKSRSKYGAKRPK
- a CDS encoding 30S ribosomal protein S7, translating into MPRRGLVTKREIRPDPVFGDPLVARMIHGVMRNGKKSVAEKVVYGSLEILRDKTKEEPVSVLKKAIENIKPVLEVKSRRVGGATYQVPIEIRPERRLALSIRWLIGFARDRGEKTMVDRLSAELLDAFHNRGLTVKKKEDTHKMAEANKAFAHYRW